The Glycine soja cultivar W05 chromosome 8, ASM419377v2, whole genome shotgun sequence genome has a window encoding:
- the LOC114422110 gene encoding uncharacterized protein LOC114422110, whose amino-acid sequence MACRGMLRSTILIEPTLLRSLNFNSNKHHIASLNQWSCRFHSPKPPYSSSQNETPLSQDPVLKAISEISKGEGRVGQTTNVIIGSTAADDSNNEWLALDQKVNSYPTDRGFTAIGTGGEDFVQAMVVAVESVIQQPIPQGYVKQKLSSGGKYVSVNIGPIQVVSSEQVQAVYNAMRTDNRVKYFL is encoded by the exons ATGGCGTGCAGGGGTATGCTTCGTTCCACCATTCTCATAGAACCCACCCTACTCCgttctttaaatttcaattcTAACAAACATCACATAGCTTCACTCAACCAATGGTCTTGCCGGTTTCATTCTCCAAAACCCCCTTATTCTTCCTCTCAGAACGAAACGCCGTTGTCTCAGGACCCTGTCTTGAAGGCCATTTCAG AGATTTCCAAAGGCGAAGGGAGGGTTGGCCAAACAACAAACGTAATTATTGGAAGCACTGCTGCCGATGATTCTAACAATGAATGGTTGGCTTTGGACCAGAAG GTGAACTCGTACCCAACCGATCGAGGATTTACCGCCATTGGAACTGGAGGTGAGGATTTTGTGCAAGCCATGGTTGTTGCTGTCGAATCTGTAATCCAACAACCAATTCCTCAG GGATATGTGAAGCAAAAGTTATCGTCGGGGGGCAAATATGTATCTGTAAATATTGGGCCCATTCAAGTTGTTTCTAGTGAACAG GTCCAAGCTGTATATAATGCCATGAGGACAGACAACCgggtgaaatattttttataa